In one Chitinophaga sancti genomic region, the following are encoded:
- a CDS encoding ATP-binding cassette domain-containing protein translates to MSQGPIATPYDYHFLLQYVSKLRKDMFGRDFIIDDVDKPVITKLLAYFLKDKTVAEAEGLDLKKGVLLMGPTGCGKTAIMKIMSNFCAAKDRLEFRSSNEVVLDFDTRAYEAIIQFTKKSFYSTGHPRVYCFDDLGLEPDGHHYGKSVNVMREVLLSRYNYFISRRMITHVTTKLYSEELGERYGEHIRSRMREMFNRVLYVDSSPDKRH, encoded by the coding sequence ATGTCACAAGGTCCTATAGCGACCCCTTATGATTATCATTTTCTGCTACAGTATGTCTCAAAACTGAGGAAAGATATGTTTGGGCGTGATTTCATAATCGATGATGTTGACAAGCCGGTTATTACCAAGCTGTTAGCCTATTTCCTGAAAGACAAGACCGTAGCAGAAGCGGAAGGACTGGATCTGAAAAAGGGCGTCCTGCTGATGGGGCCAACGGGTTGTGGCAAAACTGCGATCATGAAGATCATGAGTAATTTTTGTGCGGCGAAGGATCGGCTGGAGTTTCGTTCAAGCAATGAGGTGGTATTAGATTTTGACACGAGAGCGTATGAAGCGATTATCCAATTTACAAAAAAGTCTTTTTACTCAACCGGGCATCCTCGTGTGTATTGCTTTGATGATTTGGGTTTGGAGCCGGATGGACATCATTATGGTAAAAGTGTGAATGTGATGAGAGAAGTGCTCTTATCCAGGTATAATTATTTTATATCGCGGCGAATGATAACGCATGTGACTACGAAATTGTACAGTGAGGAGCTGGGAGAGAGATATGGGGAGCATATTCGCAGCAGGATGCGGGAGATGTTTAACCGGGTTTTATATGTGGATAGCTCGCCGGATAAACGGCATTAG